From Salvia splendens isolate huo1 chromosome 3, SspV2, whole genome shotgun sequence, a single genomic window includes:
- the LOC121795716 gene encoding late embryogenesis abundant protein 1-like, which translates to MSSQFNAGQDRAHAQAATEQFVDSAKDTASTAHDKAHDALGHSQGQAQQSKEENATFLQQTAESAANMAQGALDGVKNTLGMGEQKK; encoded by the exons ATGTCGAGCCAATTCAACGCCGGACAGGACCGTGCCCATGCTCAG GCTGCAACTGAGCAGTTTGTGGACTCGGCCAAGGATACAGCGAGCACGGCCCACGATAAGGCCCATGATGCCCTTGGACACTCCCAAGGCCAGGCCCAACAAAGCAAGGAGGAGAATGCTACATTTCTTCAGCAG ACTGCTGAGTCAGCAGCCAACATGGCTCAGGGAGCACTTGATGGTGTTAAGAACACCCTTGGCATGGGAGAGCAGAAGAAGTGA
- the LOC121797018 gene encoding uncharacterized protein LOC121797018, whose product MHWEWKNCQAVWRGQFTSGYKGTHPTMILEAIVDHRLWIWHAHFGVAGSNNDINVLNTSSLFTEQCNGNSLVIEFTANGRQHHMGYYLADGIHPRWPVFLKTISYPTDERRAFFAQRQESGRKEVKRGFDVLQACWAIVKGPARSWYMYHIVNVMYACIILHNMIIHDEGPRASDWSDDEAESSAGHATPHVD is encoded by the coding sequence atgcactgggagtggaagaattgtcagGCAgtgtggagaggccaattcactagtgggtACAAGGGTACCCACCCGACAATGATCCTTGAAGCCATCGTTGACCACCGtctttggatctggcatgctcACTTTGGCGTGGCGGGGTCaaacaatgacatcaacgtGCTGAACACGTCGAgtctcttcaccgagcaatgcaatggcaacagTCTGGttatcgagttcactgccaatgGACGACAGcatcatatggggtactacttagCCGATGGCATACACCCGAGATGGCCAGTCTTCTTGAAGACGATCTCCTATCCAACGGATGAGAGGAGAGCCTTTTTTGCACAGCGGCAAGAGTCTGGACGGAAGGAGGTGAAGCGAGGATTTGATGTGCTTCAAGCGTgttgggcaatagtgaaaggtccGGCTCGTTCCTGGTACATGTATCATATCGTCAATGTCATGTAcgcgtgcatcatcttgcacaacatgattattcACGATGAAGGTCCAAGAGCTAGCGATTGGTCTGATGATGAAGCCGAATCGAGCGCAGGTCATGCAACACCGCATGTCGATTGA
- the LOC121797452 gene encoding beta-amylase 1, chloroplastic-like — protein MAMSLPHQIGAISGAPLAADSAGAAIEAPSSATVTAVWRSPAASNLRVSAVDSDRISPSPPLSPRCVRPDLSVAAQALMSPATEVEEDREYVAGGGAQAKDRKGVPVFVMMPLDSVTWNHTVNRKKAMNASLQALKSAGVEGIMMDVWWGLVEEEKPGEYNWAGYVELLEMAKKHGLKVQAVMSFHQCGGNVGDSCTIPLPKWVVEEIDKDPDLAYTDQWGRRNYEYLSLGCDTVPCLKGRTPVQCYSDFMRSFRDTFDHLLGDTIVEIQVGMGPAGELRYPSYPEANGTWRFPGIGAFQCYDKYMLSSLKAAAEAFGKPEWGHTGPTDAGEYNNWPEDTNFFKKEGGGWNSEYGEFFLTWYSELLIAHGERILQSAKNIFENKGVKISVKVAGIHWHYGTRSHAPELTAGYYNTRFRDGYLPIAQMLARHGAIFNFTCIEMRDHEQPQDALCAPEKLVRQVALATQQAEVPLAGENALPRYDDTAHERILQASALNLDGSSGDREMCAFTYLRMNPELFQPDNWRRFVAFVKKMGEGKDTNKCWEQVEREAEHFVHVTQPLVQEAAVALMH, from the exons ATGGCAATGAGTTTGCCTCACCAGATTGGAGCGATTTCCGGCGCGCCTTTGGCGGCGGATTCCGCCGGCGCAGCCATTGAAGCGCCTTCCTCTGCTACCGTCACTGCGGTGTGGAGATCTCCCGCCGCATCTAACCTGCGCGTCTCTGCGGTGGATTCCGACCGCATCTCTCCATCGCCGCCGCTCAGTCCGCGATGTGTGCGGCCGGACCTATCGGTCGCGGCTCAGGCGCTGATGTCTCCGGCCACGGAGGTGGAGGAGGATCGGGAGTATGTTGCCGGCGGTGGCGCTCAGGCTAAGGATCGGAAAGGTGTGCCTGTGTTCGTGATGATGCCGCTCGACAGCGTGACGTGGAACCACACCGTGAATCGGAAGAAGGCGATGAACGCGAGTCTGCAGGCGCTGAAGAGCGCCGGCGTTGAGGGGATCATGATGGATGTGTGGTGGGGGTTAGTGGAGGAAGAGAAACCTGGCGAGTATAATTGGGCGGGATATGTGGAGCTTCTCGAGATGGCGAAGAAGCACGGCCTCAAGGTCCAGGCGGTTATGTCGTTCCACCAGTGCGGCGGTAACGTCGGCGATTCGTGCAC CATTCCACTTCCGAAATGGGTTGTTGAGGAGATTGATAAGGATCCGGACCTAGCGTACACGGATCAATGGGGCCGGCGTAATTACGAGTATCTGTCTCTAGGTTGCGACACTGTTCCTTGTCTCAAGGGAAGAACTCCCGTCCAATGCTATTCCGATTTCATGCGATCTTTTCGTGACACCTTCGATCATCTCTTAGGTGATACCATCGTG GAAATCCAAGTCGGAATGGGTCCGGCTGGTGAGCTTCGCTATCCCTCATACCCTGAAGCCAACGGGACGTGGAGATTCCCCGGGATTGGAGCTTTCCAATGCTATGATAAG TACATGTTGAGCAGCTTGAAAGCGGCTGCGGAGGCTTTTGGGAAGCCAGAGTGGGGCCACACCGGCCCGACTGATGCTGGGGAGTACAACAACTGGCCGGAAGACACCAATTTCTTCAAGAAGGAAGGTGGTGGCTGGAACAGTGAGTATGGGGAATTCTTCCTCACTTGGTATTCCGAATTGCTGATCGCCCACGGCGAGAGGATCTTGCAGTCGGCCAAGAACATATTTGAGAACAAGGGCGTCAAGATCTCTGTCAAGGTCGCCGGAATCCACTGGCACTACGGCACCCGGTCCCATGCTCCTGAGCTCACTGCCGGTTACTACAACACCCGCTTCCGTGATGGCTACCTCCCGATCGCGCAGATGCTGGCCCGCCATGGCGCCATCTTCAACTTCACCTGCATCGAGATGAGGGACCACGAGCAGCCCCAGGACGCGCTGTGTGCGCCCGAGAAGCTGGTGAGGCAGGTCGCCCTCGCCACACAGCAGGCGGAAGTTCCACTGGCTGGTGAGAACGCCCTCCCTAGGTATGACGACACCGCCCACGAGCGTATCCTGCAGGCCTCGGCCCTGAACTTGGACGGCAGCTCGGGCGACCGGGAGATGTGCGCTTTCACGTATCTGAGGATGAACCCGGAGCTGTTCCAGCCGGATAACTGGAGGCGCTTTGTGGCgtttgtgaagaagatgggCGAAGGGAAGGACACGAACAAGTGCTGGGAGCAGGTGGAGCGGGAGGCGGAGCATTTTGTTCATGTGACTCAGCCGCTGGTGcaggaggcggcggtggcgttGATGCATTAG